One Triticum dicoccoides isolate Atlit2015 ecotype Zavitan chromosome 5B, WEW_v2.0, whole genome shotgun sequence genomic window carries:
- the LOC119311637 gene encoding GPI mannosyltransferase 1-like yields MAAAAATVRWRVLAASAALRLALVAYGEWQDAHLEVRYTDVDYLVFSDAAAAVAAGGSPFARATYRYSPLLAFLLLPNSLLHPAWGKLLFSAADLLVGLFIDAILELRGVPARTRIWCVVAWLFNPFTFTIGTRGNCEPIVCAAMLWILICLMKGRVLQAAFWYGLIVHFRIYPIIYAIPFVIVLGKNYAGPAGRPVLTQWSSKQQLQSDKARENVEEPTSLLATLWNFLSSLITRDTILFGLFSGSMFFAWTGVFFYLYGWEFLNEALLYHLTRTDPRHNFSIYFYHIYLHHQQGFSSIQRLASFLPQLIVQLALIIRFSRDLPFCMFLQTVAFVAFNKVMTAQYFVWFFCLLPLILPWTGMKLRWKGLVCALVWMGSQLHWLMWAYLLEFKGRNVFVQLWAAGIVFLAANTFVMIMVIRHHRHTPLFSAPAGPGTKMAAKKD; encoded by the exons atggcggcggcggcggcgacggtgcggTGGCGGGTGCTGGCAGCGTCGGCGGCGCTGCGGCTGGCGCTGGTGGCGTACGGGGAGTGGCAGGACGCGCACCTCGAGGTGCGCTACACGGACGTCGACTACCTCGTCTTCTCCGACGCggcggccgccgtcgccgccggggGCTCCCCGTTCGCGCGCGCCACCTACCGCTACTCCCCGCtcctcgccttcctcctcctccccaacTCGCTCCTCCACCCCGCATGGGGCAAGCTCCTCTTCTCCGCCGCAG ATTTGCTCGTCGGGTTGTTCATCGACGCCATTCTCGAGCTGCGGGGGGTCCCGGCGAGGACGCGGATCTGGTGCGTGGTGGCCTGGCTGTTCAACCCCTTCACCTTCACCATTGGCACCAGAGGGAACTGCGAGCCCATCGTCTGCGCCGCCATGCTCTGGATCCTCATATGCTTGATGAAGG GTAGAGTACTGCAAGCAGCATTCTGGTATGGGCTGATTGTGCACTTCAGAATATACCCAATTATATATGCAATCCCCTTTGTTATAGTCCTTGGCAAGAATTATGCCGGTCCTGCTGGTAGACCTGTCCTTACACAGTGGAGTTCGAAACAACAGTTACAAAGCGATAAAGCCAGGGAAAATGTGGAAGAACCAACATCACTCTTGGCGACTCTATGGAATTTTCTCAGTAGCCTCATAACAAGAGATACCATCCTGTTTGGGTTGTTCTCTGGATCTATGTTCTTTGCTTGGACCGGCGTCTTTTTCTATCTCTATGGGTGGGAGTTTCTAAATGAAGCGCTCCTTTACCACCTCACACGGACTGATCCAAGGCACAATTTCTCGATATACTTCTATCACATATATCTGCACCATCAGCAAGGGTTCTCAAGCATACAGAGGCTGGCTTCGTTCCTGCCGCAGCTGATCGTGCAGTTGGCGCTCATCATACGCTTCTCCAGGGACCTTCCGTTCTGCATGTTCCTCCAGACAGTCGCATTTGTGGCTTTCAACAAG GTGATGACAGCGCAGTACTTCGTGTGgttcttctgcctgctgcccctcatCCTCCCGTGGACCGGCATGAAGCTTAGGTGGAAGGGCCTGGTCTGCGCGCTGGTGTGGATGGGGTCCCAGCTGCACTGGCTGATGTGGGCCTACCTGCTGGAGTTCAAGGGTCGGAACGTCTTCGTGCAGCTCTGGGCCGCAGGCATCGTGTTCCTGGCCGCCAACACCTTCGTCATGATCATGGTGATCAGGCACCACAGGCACACCCCGCTCTTCTCGGCGCCGGCGGGGCCCGGGACCAAGATGGCCGCCAAGAAGGATTAG
- the LOC119311638 gene encoding protein TRIGALACTOSYLDIACYLGLYCEROL 3, chloroplastic-like, whose protein sequence is MASPPTAAPAAALRCAGAHVGRVPLPRHAGGAYLRSALPFRLGVLSSRRCRAGAGAVVSATRSPCLGNAGNLREGSNLAKNWDLSRQIGDEHGVLIECRDVHKSFGDKHVLQGVSFKIRHGEAVGIIGPSGTGKSTILKVMAGLLAPDKGEVFICGKKRQGLVSDEDISGLRIGLVFQSAALFDSLNVRENVGFLLYENSKLSEEQIGELVTETLAAVGLKGVEERMPSELSGGMKKRVALARSIINDDTKETIEPEALLYDEPTAGLDPIASTVVEDLIRSMHVTGKDAMGKPGKIASYAVVTHQHSTIRRAVDRLLFLHEGKIVWEGMTEEFTTSTNPIVQQFASGSLDGPIRYF, encoded by the exons ATGGcgtcgccgccgaccgccgcccccgccgccgcgctTCGGTGCGCGGGCGCCCACGTAGGCCGCGTCCCCCTCCCGCGCCACGCCGGCGGCGCCTACCTCCGCTCCGCCCTCCCGTTCAG GTTAGGCGTGCTGTCGTCGAGGAGGTGCCGCGCGGGCGCTGGCGCCGTCGTGTCGGCCACGAGGAGCCCCTGTTTGGGCAATGCAGGGAACCTGCGCGAG GGTTCGAACTTGGCTAAGAACTGGGATTTGAGCAGACAAATTGGTGATGAGCACGGTGTTCTTATAGAATGCAGGGATGTGCACAAGTCCTTTGGGGACAAGCATGTACTGCAAGGCGTCAGCTTCAAG ATTAGACATGGTGAAGCTGTTGGAATAATCGGTCCTTCGGGAACTGGCAAATCAACTATTTTGAAGGTTATGGCGGGCCTTCTAGCCCCTGATAAG GGCGAGGTGTTCATCTGCGGAAAGAAAAGACAAGGCTTAGTTAGTGATGAGGATATATCAGGTCTCCGGATTGGCTTG GTATTTCAAAGTGCGGCATTGTTTGATTCTCTCAATGTTCGTGAAAACGTTGGATTTCTTTT ATATGAAAACTCCAAGCTGTCTGAGGAGCAAATAGGTGAACTAGTGACGGAAACATTGGCTGCGGTAGGCCTAAAA GGTGTCGAGGAGCGAATGCCATCTGAATTATCCGGAGGCATGAAAAAGCGTGTAGCCCTTGCTCGTTCAATAATAAATGATGACACAAAAGAAACAATAGAGCCAGAG GCTCTTTTATATGATGAGCCAACAGCTGGGCTTGACCCTATAGCATCCACTGTTGTTGAAGACCTTATACGTTCCATGCACGTGACAGGGAAAGATGCTATGGGTAAGCCGGGAAAGATAGCATCGTATGCGGTTGTCACTCATCAGCATAGCACAATAAGAAGAGCTGTTGATAG GTTGTTGTTTCTCCATGAGGGAAAGATAGTTTGGGAAGGGATGACGGAGGAATTCACGACATCAACAAATCCCATTGTACAGCAG TTTGCCTCTGGCAGCCTGGACGGTCCCATTCGATACTTCTGA
- the LOC119311639 gene encoding uncharacterized protein LOC119311639: MAAAAPARRLLLRLRLPLPLCNPPPAPVPLLPHLLTPHLHPQPPPPAPPLPDPKLRDLLFAFHPAVHLYPSLVDVPRGGPGDCDAREDVGEAKEPEVWADSVKKKRKRKMNKHKLRKLRKRLRRQT; encoded by the coding sequence atggccgccgccgccccggcccgcagGCTGCTCCTGCGCctgcgcctccccctccccctctgcAACCCGCCGCCGGCCCCCGTCCCGCTCCTCCCCCACCTGCTGACGCCGCACCTCCACCCGCAGCCACCGCCGCCGGCGCCTCCGCTCCCGGACCCGAAGCTCCGGGACCTCCTCTTCGCCTTCCACCCCGCCGTGCACCTATACCCGTCCCTCGTCGACGTCCCGAGAGGAGGGCCAGGCGACTGCGACGCGCGCGAGGACGTAGGGGAGGCCAAGGAGCCGGAGGTGTGGGCGGACAGCGTCAAGAAGAAGCGCAAGCGCAAGATGAACAAGCACAAGCTCCGCAAGCTCCGGAAGCGCCTCCGCCGCCAGACCTGA